TAAGTTTGGAAGATATTTATCTCTAATATCTGTTTTAAGGTCATATCTGTAGTCATGGCGATACTGTACGGTTACTTTCTCACCACTATTTGAGTTTGTTGTTCCTGCCAACCTAAATATTCTTGATTAATGTTACCATCTTTGAATCTCCGTATTCATTCTCATATTCTTTATCACCAATATATTCAACTCCAATTTCTTGCTTTTCTTTTAGAGATTTTTCTAATTCTTCTACTTGTTTATTAAATTCTTCTTCCATTTCTTCTTCAGTTGCTTCATATTCATAAACTAATGTTTTATCAAGTTCCTCTGATTCATCATGAGCTTCCGCAGTAGTTGGTAATAAGAGAATCGAAAAAACCAACATTAAACAAAAAGTTAAAGTTGCTGTTTTTTTCATAAAATATTTCCCTCCTAAATTTTAATATTTAATAAATACTTATACATTTTCATATATAAACCTACCCAAAAACCTGAATGGTCTTTTTCTTGACCTGAATGGTTCTTTAAAAACATAGAAAATTTTATCAACGTCCGATTAGAGACATTATGTTAAGAAATTTCTTTAATCCCCTAAAACCACAAGTCCTGAGAGGTGATGAGAGCAAATTAGCTTTCCGTGAAACACCTTAAAATTAGTGATGGTCAAACTCTTAAATACTCTTAAATGCTACCCTATCTGATTTTGATTCGGACAACAAAAAAATCACCGTAATTACGGTGATTTTCGTAGTTACACAATATAATTTAAGGATTTTAAGAAAGCCAACAACAAAACAACAACAAATAAATTTTCTATAACAGCTGGGCTTTGCTCAGCTCGTGTTGTGATAAGCCGGTCACCCCTTATCCTGCATCTAAAATTTGTGCTGTAATTTAGATGCAGGATACCCCAATTATTAATTTTAAAAAACATTTATATTAACCCTTGCTTTTTAAGTGTTTCAACCTTACGAGTAGCTTCTTCATAAGCATTCTCTCTTGAACCAATAAAAAAAATTAAACAAACTTTTTCTGCAATTTTAAGAGTATATATAACTCTATACTCACCTAAACCATAGAGAGACAGATTTATACTCCTACAACCTTTAAGTTTACCTTTTAACGGGGCTCCTATATAAGGGTCTTCTTCTAGCTTTAAAACTTCTTCTTTGACTTGCTCAAAGTGTTTTGAGTGGAGCTTGTCTAAATCTTTTTCAACTGTCCTTGTAGTATGAATTTGAAAACCTTTTGACATAGGCTTTACCCCTGTTCTCGCTCTTTTATATATTCCCTAAAGTTTCTTGTACCCCCAGTTTTATACTCTTTCTCACTATATTCTTTTAGTGCAACTAAGGGGTTATCTTCAACTGCTTTGGTGAGCTGCAAAACACCTTTCTTATCGTAATTTAGAAAAAAAGCCCCACCTTCCTCTATATCTAATTCTTTTCTTACTTTTTTGGGGATCGTGACACGTCCCTTGCCATCTACAGTAACTATACTTTTAGCCATTTTAGCACCTCCTTTAAATTAAGCGGGATTATCCCACTTAATTATATTTTACCATACTTTATTGAAATTTAAACTTTTTTATAAAGTAAATTTTTTTATAAAAATCAATTAATGTTTTTAAACCGACCATTCAGGTAAAAAATTCGGTTATTCATGATTTCAAGTTTAAAAAGTCGTGTTTTTTATTTTCTTATTAAGTAAAAAGTTATATTTTTTACTAGAACTAATGTTCGATATAATATTTGTATCTAGATTTAATAAGGGGGCTTTATATGGGGTCTACTGAAAACCGGCTAAAAAAATTAATAGAGTTAACAATCAAATATACATCACTTAATTATAAAAAGAATCTTTCAAAGTTTAAATCTAATAATCAATTAACACTCAACAATGATGAGGTACTAAATCTAATTCCTGATAGCGATGATCATATAGACCACAAGGTAAAAGAACGATCTTTAAAAAGTGTTATAAGTGATCCAGGGCTTTTCAAGGCTATAGAAAAGCTCACCCCAAGGCAACAACAAACACTTCAGATGCTTTTTGTTGAAAATAAAACTGAAAAGGAAGTTGCTGAACAGTTAAACGTTAGTGTACAAGCTATTAATAAAAATAAAAGGACTGCTATAAATCAATTACGGGAGGAACTAGAGAAAGGGGGTTTTTGAAATGGATAGTTTTAGCGAGTTAATCGCAAATCTAGGATTTCCTATTGCTGTAACTGCGTTTCTTTTAATTCGTCTAGAACACAAACTAAACGAACTCAACGACACTATTTTAAGTGTCATGAAAGAGGTTATAAAAAAAGAAGGTTAGGAGGGGTTTCTTTGGCTGATCTAGAGAGAGCTTTAAGGAAAGCTCAAGCTGGGGATAAAGAAAACCTAGAGTATTTTTATTTTAAGTTTGAGCCTTTATTATACAAGCACAGTATCGTAAATGGCAGGTTTGATGAGGACTGTTTTAATGAACTAAGTTTAGCGCTTATAAAGGCTATTAAACGATTCGAACCTAAAAATTTTTAAAAAATTTAGTTTTAAGGTTGAAAAATTAGCCTTAAATTGCCTCTTATTTAGTAGAAACCTTAATCGGCCGGTTAGGTTAATATTTTTTAAAGGAGAGTTGATAGAAATGCCTAATTGCGGTTTTGTTCCATCATCTTACGGTATCACAATGTTTTATATTTTAACTTCTGGCTCAAATGTAGAACCTGATGATATTGGTGTTCAAACTTTACATGGAGCAAGCAAGTACGGAATTAATGGAGCACATTTTGAAAGTGATTATACATTGACCGACATAGCAGTAGTTGATGATGTTGAAGTTCGTAACGGCGGTAATACCAATCCTAATAATGTACCTGCTGGCGGGCGAGGAACATTAGTTTGGGATGGCACAACAGGAAATTATTCTATTCAAGTTGTGGAAGATAAAGACGAACTAATTGTTTCAAATAGAAGTAATTATTGGGCTCAAGGTGGAGTAAGTATGTCACTAAATGATGATACTAACTGGGAAAATCAAGCTGAAGCTGAAAATCTTCCACATATGAATTTTTCAAGAAATCGTTCTGGACTCATTTTTGATGCGGCAGGTGGATTATGGCTTATAGCCACTGAGAATGCAAGACCTGGGACTTTTAGAGATGCGATCAAAGAATTACTTGATGATAACGGAGTTCTTCAAATTGCTGGACGACATGCTAATGGAATTTTTCTTGATGGTGGTGGCTCTACTCAAATAAGATGTAGCACCATGGAATTAACATCC
The sequence above is drawn from the Natranaerobius trueperi genome and encodes:
- a CDS encoding type II toxin-antitoxin system RelE family toxin; its protein translation is MSKGFQIHTTRTVEKDLDKLHSKHFEQVKEEVLKLEEDPYIGAPLKGKLKGCRSINLSLYGLGEYRVIYTLKIAEKVCLIFFIGSRENAYEEATRKVETLKKQGLI
- a CDS encoding AbrB/MazE/SpoVT family DNA-binding domain-containing protein produces the protein MAKSIVTVDGKGRVTIPKKVRKELDIEEGGAFFLNYDKKGVLQLTKAVEDNPLVALKEYSEKEYKTGGTRNFREYIKEREQG
- a CDS encoding RNA polymerase sigma factor, giving the protein MGSTENRLKKLIELTIKYTSLNYKKNLSKFKSNNQLTLNNDEVLNLIPDSDDHIDHKVKERSLKSVISDPGLFKAIEKLTPRQQQTLQMLFVENKTEKEVAEQLNVSVQAINKNKRTAINQLREELEKGGF
- a CDS encoding YvrJ family protein, with product MDSFSELIANLGFPIAVTAFLLIRLEHKLNELNDTILSVMKEVIKKEG
- a CDS encoding helix-turn-helix domain-containing protein, whose amino-acid sequence is MADLERALRKAQAGDKENLEYFYFKFEPLLYKHSIVNGRFDEDCFNELSLALIKAIKRFEPKNF